A window of Synechococcus sp. MEDNS5 contains these coding sequences:
- a CDS encoding FtsW/RodA/SpoVE family cell cycle protein, translating into MSRRSRSSRSGTVRTRTNPEKDSRPFWERHLPLDWSLWPAEARLLLTLTAIWSLAGLLVLASASWWVAAREQGEGAYYLKRQLVWMAASWSLMAFTASTNLRRWLKLAGPALWIGCLLIAATLVMGTTVNGASRWLVIGPIQIQPSELVKPFVVLQAANLFAHWKRTGLDQKLLWLGSFGLLVLLILKQPNLSTAALSGLLIWLMAFSAGLPLVSLFGTAIGGAVLGTASILINEYQRLRVISFLNPWKDPQGDGYQLIQSLLAIGSGGVFGEGFGLSTQKLQYLPIQSTDFIFAVYAEEFGLVGSLLLLLFLMLIGYLGLRVALRCRSNQARLVAIGCSTLLVGQSIMNVAVASGAMPTTGLPLPLMSYGGNSLLSSLMIVGLLIRCSLESTGLIGGRGQRTSSRPLRRH; encoded by the coding sequence ATGTCCAGGAGGAGTCGATCCTCACGGTCGGGCACCGTGAGGACTCGCACGAATCCTGAAAAAGATTCGAGGCCGTTCTGGGAACGTCACCTCCCCCTCGATTGGTCATTGTGGCCCGCGGAAGCACGACTGTTGCTCACGCTCACAGCCATTTGGAGCCTTGCAGGCTTGCTGGTACTGGCCTCTGCCAGCTGGTGGGTTGCAGCGCGTGAGCAGGGTGAGGGTGCTTACTACCTCAAGCGGCAACTGGTGTGGATGGCCGCAAGCTGGAGTTTGATGGCGTTCACGGCGTCCACCAATCTGAGGCGCTGGCTGAAACTGGCTGGCCCTGCTCTCTGGATTGGATGCCTGCTCATTGCCGCCACACTGGTGATGGGAACCACGGTGAACGGTGCCAGTCGTTGGCTCGTGATCGGACCGATCCAGATCCAGCCATCCGAGCTCGTAAAACCGTTTGTGGTGCTGCAAGCAGCCAACCTCTTCGCGCACTGGAAACGCACCGGCCTGGATCAGAAGCTTTTGTGGCTCGGCAGTTTTGGGCTGTTGGTTCTCCTGATCCTGAAGCAACCCAACCTGAGCACCGCAGCTTTGAGTGGATTGTTGATCTGGTTGATGGCCTTTTCGGCGGGCTTGCCCCTCGTTTCACTGTTCGGAACGGCGATCGGAGGTGCTGTTCTGGGCACGGCGAGCATTTTGATCAATGAATATCAACGCCTCAGGGTGATTTCCTTCCTGAACCCCTGGAAAGACCCTCAGGGTGATGGCTATCAGCTGATTCAAAGCCTTCTGGCCATTGGCTCGGGAGGTGTGTTCGGAGAGGGATTCGGGCTTTCAACTCAGAAATTGCAATATCTGCCGATCCAAAGCACCGACTTCATTTTTGCGGTGTATGCCGAGGAATTTGGACTCGTGGGCTCTCTGCTTCTACTGCTCTTCTTGATGCTGATTGGCTACCTGGGCCTGCGCGTGGCGCTGCGCTGCCGCAGCAATCAGGCGCGCCTTGTTGCCATTGGCTGTTCCACACTGCTGGTTGGCCAATCCATCATGAATGTGGCCGTGGCCTCCGGGGCCATGCCTACAACAGGTCTGCCCCTACCCCTGATGAGTTACGGGGGAAACTCTCTACTCTCCAGCCTGATGATTGTGGGACTACTAATCCGCTGCTCTCTGGAATCCACCGGACTGATTGGAGGCCGTGGCCAAAGAACATCGAGCAGGCCTCTTCGGCGGCACTGA
- a CDS encoding cytochrome c biogenesis protein ResB produces MRTFNRLLAILSDLRLAIVLLLLIAAASAVGTILPQQEAPELYLERFNADPWLGLINGDQMLAFQLDHLYSSIWFLFLLAWLGVALMLCSWRRQWPALQAAMRWIDYTRPRQLSKLALAETLSCASSDGALSSLATELKSRGWQVRQHQDRFAARRGVVGRVGPLLVHTGLVLLLIGAAWGALAGQRLERFLAPGRSLDLLDAAGANRLSLTLEQFSITRDPAGRPEQFQSTLTLSPPGKEDELRTISVNHPLRYQGMTVYQADWSLAAITVQIGRSPMLQLPLSTFPELGDQIWGLVLPTRPDGSEPVFLSTSSEQGPVQVFGSDGALITNLRPGGEGADVRGLPLKVIDILPASGLLLKRDPGVPLVYAGFAITLLGGALSMVATRQIWVISDNKHQRLHIGGLCNRNLLGFAAELPQLISRLDESHG; encoded by the coding sequence ATGCGCACATTCAATCGCTTACTGGCGATTCTTTCCGACCTTCGCCTGGCCATTGTGCTGCTGCTGCTCATTGCGGCGGCCAGTGCTGTGGGAACGATTCTTCCTCAGCAAGAAGCACCTGAGCTGTACCTGGAACGGTTCAATGCCGATCCTTGGCTTGGATTGATCAATGGTGACCAGATGCTGGCCTTTCAGCTGGATCACCTTTACTCAAGCATTTGGTTCCTGTTCCTACTCGCCTGGCTCGGCGTGGCCCTGATGCTTTGCAGTTGGCGCAGGCAATGGCCGGCTCTGCAAGCAGCGATGCGTTGGATTGATTACACCCGTCCGCGTCAGCTGAGCAAGCTGGCCCTGGCGGAAACGCTCAGCTGTGCCAGCAGCGATGGCGCACTGTCCAGCCTGGCGACAGAACTGAAATCGCGGGGTTGGCAGGTGAGACAGCATCAGGATCGCTTTGCAGCTCGCCGCGGCGTCGTGGGACGGGTCGGTCCTCTGCTGGTTCACACGGGTTTGGTGCTTTTGCTGATCGGCGCCGCCTGGGGAGCCCTCGCCGGACAGCGCCTGGAACGTTTTCTGGCACCAGGACGATCTCTGGATCTTCTCGATGCAGCAGGCGCCAATCGCCTGAGTCTCACCCTTGAGCAGTTTTCGATCACGCGTGACCCTGCCGGTCGCCCCGAACAGTTCCAATCCACGCTGACACTGTCACCACCGGGGAAGGAGGACGAGCTCCGCACGATCAGCGTGAACCATCCACTCCGCTATCAGGGTATGACGGTTTACCAAGCCGACTGGTCCTTAGCTGCCATCACGGTGCAGATCGGCAGGAGTCCGATGCTGCAGCTTCCCCTCAGCACTTTCCCGGAGCTGGGAGACCAGATCTGGGGGCTTGTCCTGCCGACGCGTCCGGACGGCAGTGAACCCGTCTTTTTGAGCACCAGCAGTGAACAGGGTCCAGTGCAGGTCTTTGGTTCGGACGGTGCACTGATCACCAATCTGAGACCTGGAGGCGAAGGAGCAGACGTCAGGGGCTTACCCCTGAAGGTGATCGACATCCTTCCTGCCAGTGGGTTATTGCTCAAACGTGACCCCGGCGTTCCCCTGGTCTACGCCGGCTTTGCCATCACGCTCCTGGGCGGAGCGCTCAGCATGGTTGCGACCCGTCAGATCTGGGTGATCAGCGACAACAAGCATCAGCGCCTGCACATCGGAGGGCTTTGCAATCGAAACCTGCTGGGTTTCGCTGCGGAACTTCCGCAACTCATCAGCAGGCTTGACGAGTCCCATGGCTGA
- a CDS encoding phycobilisome linker polypeptide, with protein MRLFKVTACIPSPEKVRTQRELQNTFFTKWVPYDSWFAEQQRIQKQGGRIIKVELCTGSRQVNVGN; from the coding sequence ATGCGGTTGTTCAAAGTCACCGCCTGCATTCCGAGCCCTGAAAAGGTTCGGACCCAGCGCGAATTGCAGAACACCTTCTTCACGAAGTGGGTTCCGTACGACAGCTGGTTTGCTGAACAACAGCGAATCCAGAAGCAGGGAGGACGAATCATCAAGGTTGAACTCTGCACTGGCTCACGCCAGGTGAATGTCGGAAATTGA
- a CDS encoding P-II family nitrogen regulator — MKKVEAVIRPFKLEDVKLALVNAGIVGMTVSEVRGFGRQKGQVERYRGSEFTVEFLQKLKVEVVVDDARVDTVVTAIAEAAKTGEIGDGKIFISAVETVVRIRTGDRDGAAL, encoded by the coding sequence ATGAAAAAAGTAGAAGCTGTTATTCGTCCGTTCAAGCTGGAAGATGTGAAACTCGCCCTCGTCAACGCCGGAATTGTCGGCATGACTGTGAGTGAAGTGCGCGGATTCGGCCGGCAGAAAGGCCAGGTTGAGCGGTATCGCGGGTCCGAGTTCACTGTGGAATTTCTGCAGAAGCTCAAGGTCGAAGTGGTCGTCGACGACGCACGGGTGGACACGGTCGTGACCGCCATTGCTGAAGCTGCAAAAACCGGAGAGATCGGCGATGGAAAAATCTTCATCTCAGCCGTCGAGACCGTGGTTCGGATCCGTACCGGCGATCGTGACGGCGCCGCACTCTGA
- the queF gene encoding preQ(1) synthase produces the protein MSGSPAETTRTPLYGERAIAEAQLICFDNPRPGRPYEVSIELPEFTCLCPFSGYPDFAVLRLLYQPGPRVVELKAIKLYVNGYRDRTISHEEVANRILDDLVSACDPVWMQLEADFYPRGNVHTVVRVSHGTRQAC, from the coding sequence ATGAGCGGATCCCCTGCAGAAACGACCCGCACGCCTCTCTATGGCGAGCGAGCGATTGCCGAGGCTCAGTTGATCTGTTTCGACAACCCTCGCCCTGGCCGGCCATATGAGGTCTCGATTGAATTGCCTGAATTCACTTGCCTCTGTCCTTTTTCGGGATATCCGGATTTCGCTGTTTTGAGGCTTCTTTACCAGCCCGGCCCGCGCGTCGTTGAGCTGAAGGCGATCAAGCTCTATGTGAATGGTTATCGCGATCGCACCATCTCCCATGAAGAGGTGGCCAACCGGATTCTTGATGATCTGGTGTCAGCCTGCGACCCGGTTTGGATGCAGCTTGAAGCTGATTTCTATCCCCGAGGCAATGTTCATACCGTCGTGCGGGTCAGCCATGGGACTCGTCAAGCCTGCTGA
- the apcB gene encoding allophycocyanin subunit beta, which produces MQDAITNVINKSDVQGLYLDTSSMSSLESYFASGELRVKAAATISANASSIIRDAVAKALLYSDITRPGGNMYTTRRYAACIRDLDYYLRYSTYAMLAGDTSILDERVLNGLKETYNSLGVPIGATVQAIQAMKEVTASLVGPDAGKEMGVYFDYICSGLGN; this is translated from the coding sequence ATGCAAGACGCGATCACCAACGTCATCAACAAGTCCGATGTTCAGGGTCTCTACCTGGACACGTCGTCCATGAGCAGCCTTGAGAGCTATTTCGCCAGCGGTGAGCTGCGCGTGAAGGCTGCTGCCACCATCAGTGCCAATGCATCCTCGATCATTCGTGATGCAGTGGCCAAGGCTCTGCTGTACTCGGACATCACCCGTCCGGGCGGCAACATGTACACCACCCGTCGCTACGCAGCCTGCATCCGCGATCTGGATTACTACCTGCGTTATTCCACTTACGCCATGCTGGCTGGTGATACGTCCATTCTCGATGAGCGGGTGCTGAACGGCCTTAAGGAGACCTACAACTCCCTCGGGGTGCCCATCGGTGCCACGGTCCAAGCCATTCAAGCCATGAAAGAAGTCACCGCTTCCCTCGTCGGCCCGGATGCAGGCAAGGAGATGGGTGTCTACTTCGACTACATCTGTTCCGGTCTCGGCAACTGA
- a CDS encoding allophycocyanin yields the protein MSIVSNSIINADAEARYLSPGELDQIKAFVGGGQRRLRVAQVLSESRERIVKTAGGQLFQKRPDVISPGGNAYGEEMTATCLRDMDYYLRLVTYGVVAGDVTPIEEIGVIGARELYRSLGTPLEAMAEAVREMKTVAMGLLSGADAEEAGFYFDYVVGALA from the coding sequence ATGAGCATCGTCTCCAACTCGATCATCAACGCGGACGCCGAAGCCCGCTATCTCAGTCCAGGAGAACTGGACCAGATCAAGGCCTTCGTCGGCGGCGGACAGCGTCGTCTTCGAGTCGCTCAGGTTCTCAGCGAGAGTCGTGAGCGCATCGTCAAAACGGCTGGCGGTCAGCTGTTTCAGAAACGTCCCGACGTGATCTCTCCCGGAGGCAATGCCTACGGCGAGGAAATGACCGCGACCTGTCTTCGTGACATGGATTACTACCTGCGTCTCGTGACCTACGGGGTCGTCGCAGGTGATGTGACCCCCATCGAAGAAATCGGAGTGATCGGCGCCCGTGAGCTCTATCGCTCCCTGGGCACCCCCCTTGAAGCCATGGCTGAAGCGGTCCGTGAAATGAAGACCGTCGCCATGGGCCTCCTCAGTGGCGCCGACGCCGAGGAAGCTGGTTTCTACTTCGACTACGTGGTCGGCGCCCTCGCCTGA
- a CDS encoding class II fumarate hydratase, which translates to MTNATRTEHDSMGPVQVPEEALWGAQTQRSLNNFAIAADRIPTPLIHALARIKQAAAIVNARHGLISSDQCASIVEAAAAIAEGRHDAQFPLRVWQTGSGTQTNMNLNEVISNLASLRAGEALGSHRPIHPNDHVNRSQSTNDAFPAAIHVATAEAISRRLLPELQLLKEAFGIKTDNWASIVKIGRTHLQDAVPLTLGQEASAWRDQIGTATRRINTSLEEILPLPLGGTAVGTGLNAPKGFSVEAAAELKRLTGLPFTTAPNKFAVMASHDGLVNTMGQLRLLAVSLLKIANDIRLLACGPRAGLAELHLPENEPGSSIMPGKVNPTQCEAMAMVCTQVIGLDAAVAMAGAGGHLQMNVYKPLIGFNLLQSITLLTDACHCFRVAMVEGMEPNRARIQRDVEQSLMLVTPLTQVIGYDKASAIAKYAHEQGMDLRSAALDLGYVSAEEFDRVVDPASMASPQG; encoded by the coding sequence ATGACCAACGCGACGCGCACCGAACACGACAGCATGGGCCCCGTGCAGGTGCCGGAGGAGGCCTTATGGGGTGCTCAGACCCAGCGCTCCCTCAACAATTTCGCCATCGCCGCAGATCGGATCCCGACCCCCCTGATTCATGCTCTCGCCCGCATCAAGCAGGCAGCTGCGATCGTGAATGCGCGCCACGGTCTGATCAGCAGCGACCAGTGCGCCTCGATCGTTGAAGCCGCGGCCGCCATCGCCGAAGGGCGCCACGACGCTCAGTTCCCTCTGCGGGTCTGGCAAACCGGCAGCGGCACGCAGACCAACATGAACCTCAACGAGGTGATCAGCAATCTGGCATCGCTGCGTGCTGGGGAGGCTCTCGGTAGCCATCGGCCCATCCATCCGAATGACCACGTCAACCGTTCCCAGTCCACCAACGATGCCTTCCCTGCCGCCATTCATGTGGCAACCGCTGAAGCAATCAGCCGCCGCCTTCTGCCGGAACTGCAACTGCTGAAAGAGGCCTTTGGCATCAAAACGGATAACTGGGCATCCATCGTGAAGATTGGCCGCACCCACCTTCAGGATGCGGTCCCGCTCACCCTCGGCCAGGAAGCATCGGCCTGGAGAGATCAGATCGGAACCGCAACGCGACGCATCAACACCAGCCTGGAGGAAATCCTGCCTCTGCCCTTGGGAGGCACAGCAGTAGGAACGGGGCTCAACGCCCCCAAGGGCTTTTCCGTCGAGGCGGCGGCGGAGCTCAAGCGACTCACAGGCCTCCCTTTCACCACAGCACCCAACAAGTTCGCCGTGATGGCCAGCCACGACGGACTCGTGAACACCATGGGGCAACTCAGGCTTCTGGCGGTCAGCCTGCTCAAAATTGCCAATGACATCCGCCTGCTGGCCTGCGGACCAAGAGCCGGTCTCGCCGAACTGCATCTTCCGGAGAACGAGCCCGGAAGTTCGATCATGCCGGGCAAGGTGAATCCGACCCAATGCGAAGCGATGGCCATGGTCTGCACCCAGGTGATCGGCCTGGATGCTGCGGTGGCGATGGCCGGTGCTGGTGGTCATCTGCAGATGAATGTGTACAAACCGCTTATCGGCTTCAACCTGCTGCAGTCCATCACCCTGCTCACCGATGCCTGTCACTGTTTTCGAGTGGCCATGGTTGAAGGGATGGAACCCAACCGCGCACGCATCCAAAGGGATGTGGAGCAGTCCTTGATGCTCGTCACCCCGCTCACCCAGGTGATTGGCTACGACAAGGCGAGCGCGATTGCGAAGTACGCACACGAGCAGGGAATGGACCTCAGAAGCGCCGCTCTGGACCTGGGTTACGTGAGCGCTGAAGAGTTCGATCGCGTCGTCGACCCAGCCTCCATGGCCTCTCCACAGGGCTAG
- a CDS encoding adenylosuccinate lyase has translation MFWTPYADWIYVVVSVSGMLLIIVLVLRPPSNP, from the coding sequence ATGTTCTGGACCCCTTACGCAGACTGGATCTATGTGGTGGTGAGCGTCAGCGGGATGCTGCTGATCATTGTCCTCGTGCTGAGGCCCCCCTCGAACCCATGA
- the purB gene encoding adenylosuccinate lyase encodes MIERYTLPEMGAIWTDRAKYQSWLDVEVAACEANCSLGRVPEPAMEDIRNKAAFEPERILEIEAEVRHDVIAFLTNVNEHVGDAGRYIHVGMTSSDVLDTGLALQLKASVALLRQELMALDQAIAGLAKAHKGTVMIGRSHAIHGEPITFGFKLAGWLAETRRNAERLERLERDVAVGQVSGAMGTYANTDPEVERLTCERLGLTPDMASTQVISRDRHADYIQTLALVGASLDRFATEIRNLQRTDVLEVEESFAKGQKGSSAMPHKRNPIRSERISGLARVLRSYVVAALENVALWHERDISHSSTERMMLPDCSVTLHFMLREMTAVVAGLGVYPDNMRRNMNVYGGVVFSQRVLLGLVDAGMSREDAYRVVQRNAHSAWNTEGGDFRANLAGDPEVTAQLSSQQLEDCFSTELHQANLGVIWDRLRL; translated from the coding sequence TTGATCGAGCGCTACACCCTGCCCGAGATGGGCGCGATCTGGACCGACCGTGCCAAGTATCAGAGTTGGCTCGATGTAGAGGTCGCCGCCTGTGAAGCCAACTGCTCCTTAGGGCGTGTCCCTGAGCCTGCCATGGAGGACATCCGCAACAAAGCGGCCTTCGAACCGGAACGGATCCTCGAGATCGAAGCCGAAGTGCGTCACGACGTGATCGCGTTCCTCACCAACGTGAATGAGCATGTGGGGGATGCCGGGCGCTACATCCACGTGGGCATGACCAGCAGTGACGTGCTGGATACCGGCTTGGCGCTTCAGCTCAAGGCTTCAGTAGCGCTGTTGAGACAGGAACTGATGGCCCTGGATCAGGCCATCGCCGGGCTTGCGAAGGCGCACAAGGGCACCGTGATGATCGGCCGCTCCCACGCCATCCATGGCGAACCGATCACCTTCGGCTTCAAGCTCGCAGGCTGGTTGGCAGAAACCCGTCGCAACGCTGAGCGTCTCGAACGCCTCGAACGGGATGTGGCGGTGGGCCAGGTGAGTGGCGCCATGGGCACTTACGCCAACACCGACCCGGAGGTAGAGCGACTGACCTGTGAACGTCTTGGCCTGACCCCCGACATGGCCAGCACACAGGTGATCTCACGCGATCGTCATGCGGATTACATCCAGACCCTCGCTCTGGTGGGAGCAAGCCTCGACCGGTTTGCGACCGAGATCCGCAATCTCCAGCGCACCGATGTGCTCGAGGTGGAGGAAAGCTTCGCCAAGGGCCAGAAAGGCAGTTCAGCCATGCCCCACAAACGCAATCCGATCCGCAGTGAACGCATCAGCGGCCTGGCCAGGGTGCTGCGCAGTTATGTCGTCGCTGCCCTTGAGAATGTGGCTCTCTGGCATGAACGGGACATCAGCCACAGCTCCACTGAACGGATGATGCTTCCGGACTGTTCGGTCACGCTGCATTTCATGCTCCGGGAGATGACGGCTGTGGTGGCCGGTCTTGGCGTGTACCCGGACAACATGCGCCGCAACATGAATGTTTACGGGGGTGTGGTGTTCAGCCAGCGCGTCCTGCTCGGCCTCGTCGATGCCGGGATGAGCCGTGAAGACGCTTACCGAGTGGTGCAGCGGAACGCCCACAGCGCCTGGAACACCGAGGGGGGCGATTTCCGCGCCAACCTGGCCGGCGACCCTGAGGTCACCGCACAACTCAGCAGCCAACAGCTGGAGGACTGCTTCAGTACGGAGTTGCATCAAGCGAACCTGGGCGTGATCTGGGATCGGCTGAGGCTCTGA
- a CDS encoding DUF4278 domain-containing protein: MTTLQRTYRGIAYDPAQHERLSDQQVEHTYRGSHYEAPLRHQAAESDTVELHYRGSVYQHRQQHAKS; this comes from the coding sequence ATGACCACTCTTCAACGCACGTACCGAGGCATTGCCTACGACCCAGCTCAGCACGAACGGCTGAGCGACCAACAGGTCGAACACACCTACCGCGGAAGTCACTATGAAGCGCCCCTGCGCCATCAGGCCGCAGAGAGCGACACCGTCGAACTGCACTATCGCGGCAGCGTTTATCAGCACAGACAGCAACACGCCAAATCCTGA
- a CDS encoding cytochrome c biogenesis CcdA family protein → MLNHALAQPGPLSLGVVLIGGALTSLGPCSLSLLPVTLAYLAGFEGRQAPWQRSLAFSAGIVGALVMLGSLSGLLGGIYGQVPGLIPTLVAGLAIVMGLNLLGVVRIPLPAGPDPKAWSTRVPAPLAPLAAGLAFGLAASPCTTPVLAVLLGWIASTGNVVVGVLFLSSFGIGQVLPLLLAGSMAASLPKLMALRPVSQWIPSISGAVLITVGSLTLLARLV, encoded by the coding sequence CTGCTGAATCACGCTTTGGCACAACCAGGACCCCTCAGTCTCGGCGTGGTTCTGATTGGAGGAGCCTTGACCAGCCTTGGGCCCTGCTCCCTCTCCCTTCTTCCGGTCACCCTGGCTTATCTGGCCGGTTTTGAAGGTCGGCAGGCCCCCTGGCAACGCAGCCTGGCATTTTCAGCCGGAATCGTTGGCGCGCTGGTGATGCTGGGAAGTCTCAGCGGTTTGCTGGGCGGAATCTACGGCCAGGTGCCAGGGCTGATCCCAACCCTGGTGGCAGGACTCGCCATTGTGATGGGCCTCAATCTTCTGGGTGTGGTTCGAATCCCCCTGCCGGCGGGCCCAGACCCCAAAGCCTGGAGCACCCGAGTGCCGGCACCGCTCGCTCCCCTGGCAGCTGGTCTGGCTTTTGGCTTGGCGGCCTCGCCCTGCACAACCCCAGTACTGGCCGTTCTGCTCGGCTGGATCGCCAGTACAGGCAATGTTGTTGTTGGAGTTCTATTTCTGAGCAGCTTCGGGATCGGCCAGGTCCTGCCCTTGCTCTTGGCGGGCAGCATGGCTGCTTCCCTGCCGAAATTGATGGCGCTCCGCCCCGTGAGCCAATGGATCCCCAGCATCAGCGGAGCCGTGCTGATCACGGTGGGATCACTCACGCTGCTTGCGCGGCTGGTTTAA
- a CDS encoding TlyA family RNA methyltransferase: protein MPRKQRLDLHLLTLGLAASRQQAQQLIRAGKVRDRHGQRLEKPGYEVAEDTVVRVEQPPRFVSRGGDKLLAALLAFPIQVEERVCLDGGISTGGFTDCLLQHGARRVYGIDVGYGQTAWSLRTDERVVLKERTNLRRLIPEQLFAENDPRPTLAVADVSFISLQLVLPALSGLLQLDDQGDRCCGCEAVLLVKPQFEVGRDRVGKGGVVRDPAAHCDAIATVIAAGNSLNWRARGLVGSPITGPAGNHEYLLWLSGSGDPSVTTEVIEEEVTATLNR from the coding sequence GTGCCTCGAAAACAACGGCTAGATCTGCATCTGCTGACGCTGGGTCTGGCAGCATCCCGTCAGCAGGCGCAACAGCTCATCCGTGCCGGGAAGGTGCGCGATCGCCATGGTCAGCGCTTGGAGAAGCCTGGTTATGAAGTTGCTGAAGACACGGTTGTTCGCGTGGAACAGCCGCCGCGATTCGTTTCACGGGGCGGGGACAAACTTCTTGCCGCGTTGTTGGCGTTCCCAATCCAGGTCGAGGAGCGGGTGTGCCTGGATGGCGGGATTTCCACAGGCGGCTTCACCGATTGCCTGCTTCAGCATGGAGCGCGCCGGGTGTACGGAATCGATGTGGGTTATGGACAAACCGCCTGGAGCCTCCGCACCGATGAACGGGTGGTGCTGAAGGAACGCACCAATTTGCGACGACTGATCCCGGAACAGCTTTTTGCTGAGAATGATCCCAGGCCCACACTGGCCGTGGCCGATGTGTCGTTCATTTCTCTGCAGCTTGTGCTTCCGGCTCTTTCCGGCTTGCTGCAGTTGGATGACCAGGGTGATCGCTGCTGTGGGTGTGAAGCTGTGCTGCTGGTGAAGCCGCAGTTCGAAGTGGGGCGTGACCGCGTGGGGAAGGGCGGCGTTGTTCGCGACCCAGCTGCCCATTGCGATGCCATTGCCACCGTGATTGCTGCAGGCAATAGCTTGAATTGGCGAGCTCGCGGGCTTGTGGGATCACCGATCACCGGACCCGCTGGTAATCACGAATATCTGTTGTGGCTGAGCGGATCAGGAGATCCCTCAGTCACAACAGAGGTGATCGAGGAAGAGGTCACAGCAACGCTCAACCGTTGA